In the Gossypium arboreum isolate Shixiya-1 chromosome 10, ASM2569848v2, whole genome shotgun sequence genome, one interval contains:
- the LOC108489705 gene encoding RING-H2 finger protein ATL72 gives MMQAKTAMVTTLYHRPHRLLLDTQPNASPSLPNGSRTRNAFANEANFDTNMVIILAALLCALICALGLNSIMRCAFRCGRRFGLDATEETAARLAAATGLKKSALRRLPVAVYGSGMDMKATECPICLGEFMGGEKVRVLPKCNHGFHVRCIDTWLLSHSSCPTCRQSLLDQATNSSDGAVEIENGIRPHGNSSGGQQADVPVPADEVG, from the coding sequence ATGATGCAAGCTAAAACAGCAATGGTGACCACTCTTTACCATCGACCGCACCGCCTTCTCCTCGATACGCAACCGAACGCATCGCCATCGCTACCGAATGGAAGCAGGACGCGCAATGCTTTCGCCAATGAAGCCAACTTTGACACCAACATGGTGATCATCCTAGCGGCTTTGCTTTGTGCATTGATATGTGCTCTAGGACTAAACTCCATTATGCGTTGCGCTTTCCGTTGCGGCAGAAGGTTTGGTTTGGACGCCACGGAAGAGACCGCGGCGCGTTTGGCTGCCGCGACGGGCCTGAAGAAGAGCGCGTTGCGTCGGCTTCCGGTGGCCGTGTATGGTTCAGGGATGGATATGAAGGCTACTGAGTGTCCAATTTGCCTTGGAGAATTCATGGGTGGTGAAAAAGTTAGGGTGTTGCCAAAATGTAACCATGGTTTCCATGTAAGGTGTATAGATACATGGTTGCTGTCACACTCATCTTGCCCAACTTGCAGGCAGTCATTGTTGGATCAGGCAACTAACAGCAGTGATGGTGCAGTGGAGATCGAAAACGGAATCCGACCACATGGAAATTCTTCAGGAGGACAACAAGCTGATGTACCAGTTCCTGCAGATGAGGTTGGTTGA
- the LOC108475637 gene encoding uncharacterized protein LOC108475637, producing the protein MGQGTIGMEIVCQMQGPLHAIFVPVGGGGLIAGIAAYVKRVSPEVKAIPGKKRGKLGRFEKGTCLNLKARRRKRKEERRRDWIPKAKKKMRKTKRKGKNQVRVVRVLRSSPS; encoded by the exons ATGGGACAAGGTACTATTGGAATGGAGATTGTGTGCCAAATGCAAGGCCCATTGCATGCAATCTTTGTTCCCGTTGGTGGTGGTGGGCTCATAGCTGGCATTGCTGCTTATGTAAAGAGGGTTTCCCCAGAG GTGAAAGCCATCCCAGGGAAGAAACGAGGCAAGTTGGGTCGGTTTGAGAAGGGGACCTGTTTGAATCTCAAAGCgcgaagaagaaaaagaaaagaagaaagaagaagagatTGGATTCCAAAGGCAAAGAAGAAAATGAGGAAGAcaaaaagaaaagggaagaaCCAGGTCAGAGTTGTTCGGGTTCTCAGGTCAAGCCCCAGCTAG